TCATTTTTCCCCAAAAACATGGACCATAGCATATTGAAATTATATACGTTATGGAACAAATATGGACTTTTATGTCTGAAATAAAGTGGAGCATTGAACACCACATAACAGGCTGCAATAACTTATTGCCATAATTTTAcccaaacaacaaaacaggtCTGTGACATATAACTCACTAATTGTTGAATGTAAATGGCATGTTCTAATGTGTTCAGTGATTAATCCGAAAACCAGTAGTCTAGAGGTCAGTCAATTAAATTTGAGGACAAAACTCAAAACTGAAGCTCAGTTAACTGGGATCAATTGAATCAATAAACCACTTTGAATTTtagtttgctttttctttttctttcatcaagCATGTGCATATCATTTGAACGTTGGCCGAGTTACCATTCCTCATTAATCATTGTGTTATCGTTCCTTTCCCTGAGCTCTGAAACACGTAACTCTGCTCATTTGGGGTAAAGAATGCTGACAGGCTGTTTTAGgttaaataaaatcttaatgTGGCCTCTTTGTGTGTGGTAGCTGTTGATAAAGAACTACAACAGAACAGCAATagtaagtaaaataaataaagcagttACAGCATCATTCCAACTTTTaacagtgcagctttaattatcaTCAGTGGCTGTTCATGCTTTTTTTAACAcgggtaaaacaaaaaaactacattaTTATGTCGATGACCTTTGACCACAGCACATCTATTATTGTATAGATTTAAAAGAGAACAGCTTTCCAACATGATGAAGGGCACATATGTTGTTCATATGTGAACCAACACAAAAGACGTGTAGATGTGTATCCCGAGCCTGTTTCAGTTCCAGACATTAGTTGTTGTTAAATTCACCATGACGAAACATAGTGGATTTACACCTCCCTTTGGAGCTGCAGATGGCAAAATAGTCAACAGTATGGAGGCATGCAAAATACCTGCAGTATACTCAGTATGACTGATGCACTCGCCTTCAAGCGTGACAAGAACTCCAACAACGGAACAGAGTGATTTGTTAGAGTATGATACACACATGATACACGAGTCATGAGATGCACATAAaccattttttttgtgaaaaaagtttggacacctacagggccacatacagaaaaacatacaaaggacTGGGCCACTCACAAGCAGTGAGCTTTaatgctaactttaatccactagaggtgatgtatatcgcctcacctctgGTGGAtcaaagttggcaaaatcaatcaaatgtaggtaaattctgcttgataactgaatatgattcaagaaaaaaacagccttcacattagtgggctttcatttattagttgtggtacaagctggtctttgccttgcaggcttttgttcagtgtgttaaggtgatcagtgagatccactaaaaatgccaaccatcAGCAcctgcatcagcatcagagagggaagcttgaaatagtctgtgctagagccctggtgctcgaattaacagccttacctccactttcttgcccctcagCGGACACCttagattcctttgcgctcgcctgtcccagctggagccccatctgtcctacctccacacagctcatcacatttaagtcccatcatgccaactgcatctggcacagcttcaaaaacatcctcacccgtcgtggtgctctttagactgctaacatcaagcagctcctccgtaatgcaaaagtgatcttcattagttattagctgtgctctcatcgcacaccgcatctgaaactttctacactaacttgctctcttacacttccttaattctgccatgttgggtcacctgtagcacatttcttcttctattactcattttatagagaagctgcctcgttcaagaccgttactccacctagcggtgagactaagaagtacaacacagtccagcgcaggttccatgtgtgggccgcattccaatacatttttagaatctCCTGCGCGTCGTAGATTGGACACCCCTGACGTAAACCATATGAAGTGCATACACAAGAACAACGACAcagataaatacagaaaaaattgAAGTACAAAGAGGTTAACTTACCCTGTGGTGTATTTACTGGTGaatttataaaaaggagaatgAATCATCAACTTTTTTACTCACTTTGACCAAAATTATGATAATATGgacaaaagtaaagaaaataagGAACATCAGAATCTTAAAGACggattttattaaataaataaatgtggttTGTTTGTGATGGAGAACAAAGGTATAACTGGACATGACATAGTTAAATCCTACACTGTTGCCTCCACATGTGTGAGGAGTGTGTCCAGTATCAGGTTGTCTGTGCAGGATGGAGGCTGGAGATGATGTTTATCACATGCCTTTGTTCTGGCTCACAGCGACtatctgcacacatgcagaaactGGCGGCAGTCAGAATAATAAAATGTGGACATGAACAATCATGGAAAAGTGACTTTGTAGTTAATTATGCATGTTGGTTTACACTGTGGACTTTTAATGACTTtagccttttctttttaatgccCATGTGCTGCAGAAAGGCAATTACATGGTCATTATTGGCAAATTTATACCAAGCTGCAAGTCTAATCATTCCCATGCTTGGACAAAATGCTTAGATTTATATGATGGCTATAAAAAGTTTTGATGAATTTATGTCTTCCTCCAGTCCCATGTCTCATCAGATGGTTCCATTTGAAATAGGGTTTGGCGCCCTCTGCAGATTATAGTTCCCACCTTCAACACTTATTTTATGGACACTTTAAAGAGCAGATTAGCAGCAGTAGCCTGTAATAATGTGTCTCTATGTTCAACATGACctacaatgtttttttcaaatgtgaaagaAATCTTCATTTTTTGCTTTACTACAGAGATTCCAACAACtcttcacatacagtatgtcaggATGTCTCCAAATGGGTCAGCATTTGCTTTAAGAAATTTGAAAGAAGCACAGAAAGAGTGTTGTTCAAAGAGTGGAAACATCATCAAACAACCATATTGTGTATGTGAGTAAAGTGTCAATTTCCGTCACTCCTGCTGCGGGTGGCCAGTAAACTTGGAGAGGTCACATGTTGCAGTAAAGCGGTCACCTCCTGAACAAATTAATCAGGTAAGTGTTGGGTCTTGCCCCTATAAATCATGTGGGAATAAAACTTTCTCAGCCGTTGCCTCTTGATGAGATCAGCTTGGTATAATTAGGCTACATATAGATTTTAACTACTGGGttctttttaacttgcttttaAAGGTTTTAGGATAGGAATGACTTTATTCATTACCAGTCcattttagaattgattttttttttattttaatgatcacttttaaagcacTGCATGGCTCAGCCTCTAGCTACATCACTGAATTACTGTTTCCTTATGAGCCTGGTGATTTTTCCCCAATGTGTCTCattggttttattattactgcTCTTATCTCTACTATTcagtattttattcttttattttgtttttatcttaacGGTCTGAGTTGATTGATCTCATGTCCCAAACAGTTTTAACCATGTTAAGTACTTTGTACCTTTGTTTTCTAAAAGTACTATATAAACAaagttttattatcattattaggcAGAgctgtatctatctatctgtctatctacctgttttctttttcaatgcAAATTAATCTTAAACTTAACTAAACCAGGCCACTCATGAACCATTAATTTAATTGATGATAATTCTAATTACATCAATTTAGTCGATTTTGAAAGTACCTACCGGAAGTGGTAGTATGCTTTTAAATCCATGCTGACTTTAGCACATACGCTGAAGTCTATGGCATTGAATAGCGCTGCAATTATAATGTTACTTTTACTGTCAGAAGATAATCAGTGGTGGGGAGGCTTGCTTCTCCTATCTCTTATTCCCTTATTATTCTCACTGAACATCTTTATTCttctttattatctttatttatactgaAGTAGCTAGTAGTATCTTGTGCTGGTTTATTTCTGATCGCTTCAGTCTGGTAACTGAATTTTGAAAGTATTTACCGGAAACCGGAAGTATTGCCATATCTGCAGTGACGCTAACGTACTAATTTGAATGTGTTGCAGTTCATGTTATTGACCACTAGATGGCGACTGGATTCTTAATTCAACTGCGTCGAGACCACAAATGTATTTAAGGCATTGTCATAGGATGAGTGTTTACTGCCCTCCAGTGGCCAAAGGGAAGAActacaaaatatatattcagtCAAGTGTGCGCCGATGCTGCCGCGGCAGGTTACGTACACTTCTTGTtaatactttcaaaataaaatcaaaaccgTAGCAAACGCCTGCCACGGTGCTTTGGCTGTGAAAGGTCAATACCGTGAAGTCAAGAGTAGAGAAATCTCTACTCCGTGTAGAGGAGGATCTGTGAGAAGGTCTGTCAGAGATTAACAGACCATAATTTCACACAGGAAGACGCGTTGCGGATTGAAGTCAACGCCATTTGATCGCCCGAAGGATCCGCTTTGACAAGTTAGCTAACTACAACACAGCTAACTGGCTAATTAAGCTGTTCAGAGTTTTTTCCGCTCATTGGGGTAAGCCTACACACCGTTAACTAGCTAATGGATAAACTACTGGTAACTAGTTAATATTTGTCGCTGTTATATTAAACCATGTTGATGTTGGTACTGTGAAAGCCGGACAGAGACGTTAGCTGTTGTTCGCCTGTGTTAGCAACTTTATTATCaacattagctttagcctccCTCAGTGACCTCTTTTACACCAGAAAGCCCATCACACATTAGAGTGAGTTAGGTAACACGGGTCTTATTGTTCTGAATGATATAGATTGACTTGTGATTGTGGCTGATGTGAGTTTAACACTGGGGCTGAAGTTAAGTCACCAAGCTTAAGTAGATCAACCTGTAACTTTAATCAATGGAAAGTATTATTAAGTGTGTCATCTGAAGCTGTAGTTTCTGTTGTCTGGTCCTtattaatgctgtgtgtgtgtgtgtgtgtgtgatctgtcaGTGTCAAGCTGTAGTAATGAGGCTAATTGTGATTGTCTTGTTTCAGAGGGAATGGAGAAAGCTAAACAAGATGCATTCGACAATGCCAGACTTCATGTGATCAAAGATGGCTATGAGAGGGCCTTTGAGTGCATCAATAAGGGACTCACAGCAGACGAAGCTGGAGACAAGGCTCAGGCCCTGGAGCTCTACAAGCGAGGAAGGCAGCACCTGGTCAGGGCCATCAGTGTGCCCTCACTGGGAGAGGAGTGTGTCGGCAGCTCCTGGCAATCAGCCAGAGAGATGCAGCAGAAGATGCAGGAGACGCTGAACAACATTACCACTCGCTTGGCCATCCTAGAGACCAGCCCTGACCTTGGATCTGATCCCACACTGAGTGCTAGCAGTGTGCCCGGCCCTGCTGCCACGGGCAAGTCTGCAGAGGGTCTCTACCCAGCACTGCCCACCAAAAAGAAGCCAGAGAGGCCAGCTCCACCAAATCTATTTTCTGCTAATGGCCAGGCAGTAGGAGCTGTAGGAGGCATGCCTGCATGCAGCAGCGAGGGTCTGCCTCTCTCGCCTACCGGACAGCTTGCGACTCCAGCCGAGCAGCCTCCAGCTTACTCTCCTCAGGCGGCTGACGGCCACCTATCTATCTCATATGGGACAGATGCAGGGGAAATGTCACTGGTTGGGGATGAGTTCTACAGTCGTACGTCTAACTCGACACCATCTCCCCAGAGTATtggtgaagagggagaggagctgctgtacATCCCTCATGGTGTACAGATATTCTTTGTCACACCTGAAGGGCAGGTGAGCGCTCCATCATACCCGGGCTACCTGCGGCTGGTGAAGTTTACTAGTGATCACTCTGCCAGCATGCCCAACCGACCACCAGCATTTCTGCAGGTAAGAGAAGCTCAAAAAAAAGCTCGGTTAAAGCTCAAAAAGACTAGATAAGCCAACCATTTGATGCAATAACTGCAAGTGAAATGTCACCACTGCAGTGTCACCAGCTCTCTTGTGCCCTTTAACCTGATTTTGTAAGATGTTTGTTTGGCTCATTGAGCCCTCTTCGACTGTGAGTCATCAGCAAGAAGAGATAGGCCCGTTAACGATCCCTATCCCTTGCCCTGTGGACGCGATCATGTGAGCGCTGTTTACTCTGTGCCTTAATCCCAATGGGTTTATGGTTATGATGTCATCTTCCGGGGAAATCCCACGTTAGTATCGTTAGGGGCTCAAAATTAGACATAGATGGAAGCTCATTCATGACATTAACTCCCTACACATAAAGAAAACTGATCTTATGACTGATCTTTCTCAAATTGAGaaaaagtacagtatgtgtggtaCTTTATAAAGCAAAATTTAAACTATGGTACTGAAAATGCACAGTGAGATACCATAAAATATTTGCCTCTGTACAGTGATGCAATCAAATACTGCAGCAGCACTCCTAATGACCTAACCTCCAACCTAACCAACCTAGCCTAACCTCCTAACAAATCCTACAATTATGAGGatcataatgttcagtttttgttggaAACAACagtcaatacatttttattaataaggacaattaaatgttgtgtttctgtttccaaacatctgCCGTCATTGCTAGCACCCACCAACACATTCAGTTGCATCTTAACAAGGAAACAAGTTGATTTGTTGTCAccagcctcctcctgctgaagctgttctcctcttttctctcgtACCTGACCAGCTGTCAGAGCCTTGTTAGTAATGTGAATAATGCTTTTAATGGCCAACACATATCAGCTAGTGCCTCATTCTGCTGGTTTGTCTTTTCACCCACTGGAGGGCTTCTGCTCTTGCAATCATAGTAGGCAGTGTTGTGATAAATGTAACTCTTAAAATAGGTTTACTAACTGCTAGTGAGAACAGGTTTTGGTAAAAATGGAAATTCAACAAAGCTTTTGCCTTAAAACTTGTTATGCAGACCTGTAAATGAGCGGTCCAGCAGCTGAGCTTGtataacaacatttttttttattaatctgtttttctgacttGATATAATTTAGtagctgacactgacactgacacatttAGGTACACTGTTACTttgtcctgcagctgttttactGACCTCCGGGCCTTTGAACCACCGCATTAGTTTGCAAATGTGGAGCTCATATTTAAATACTACTATAAGTGATAAGATAGGAAATTACTTGAAGCTATGTCaactttttttgtcaaaagacTGAATCAATACTTGAACTCAGGGttcagggtttttttgtttgttttttttaagcaataTTTTGCCCTACTGTCTGTTAAAACAGCCAATACACGGACAGCAGTGGATCATGGGACATAAATTTGACTCTTCACTGGGGAATTTCCCAGGTGCTGTTGCCAGTCGGTGACATCAGTGACTCACATGAGTGCCAGTAATTATCTAAACCCTGCTTACACTGTTATGCCCTATAATCCCGTTAGACATGCAGCAGTCGGAGAGAGACAGTGTCCTCTGGTTTGTCTTCTCTCAGACAGTTCACTGTGTCGCACTAATCAGAATTCCCATTAGACATGTAAGGCCAGACATTTTGAGGTTATACTTGAAAGCTCATAAATTCATTGATCATGATGCTTTGTTGTGTATTAGGGCACATCTTTCAGAAGTAAAGACATTTTGGGCTGATACACGTCTTGATGGCATCAcacatgtgttttcttttgcttcttGGCAGGTGTGTGACTGGCTATACCCCCTAATGGCGATGAACTCTCCAGTGTTGCTGTGTAACActggtgtgtttatgtttccGGACATGATGGCGCCAGCTCCAGGCTATTATGTGGGGGTGGTGTTGTCTGCCGAGCTGCCTGCTGCAAACAGAGAACTGTTCCAGGACCTGCTGACCCAGATGACGGATCTCAGGGTTCAAGTCAGTGTTGCTGTGCGGCAAGACTGGCAACAGCACAACATATGTTTTGACATTCTTTGGGCATCAAATGCAAATGTGGCCTATATATTTCAATAGATATATCAGAGCAGGTCATCTGCAGCTCAAtggcatttatttttatgttttatgtttttattttcattctcacTATTCGAATGTTGAGAGAAATGTATTTCTCCTGTTTTCGCATCAAAATATGTCTAACAATTATTTGAAATCGCCAAAGAATTGTTACATAATGGCTTTTGGCAAATCCTCTTGTGCCAGTGGGGAGAGCTATTTTAGGCAAAGAGACTGAACTTGGAGTGCTCTGCCGCCATTAGTAGTTGCAGGCATATGGGAGGGGATGCATCTTCATATTGCCTGTTCTTTGAAAGCTGAGACCCCACTCATCAGTCTAGTCGTTCCATAATATTAATGTAATACTACAATACCTGAGCTCCAGCTGCTAATGTTAACAAATCCATGTCTTTTTAGATCAGGATGGCCAGCCAATGACAGTTAAAAGTGCAGACTAGCCTAAAAAGTGCACCAAAATGATTGCATTTAATAGATGACTTAtgatttcactgctgtttgGCAGTTCCTAAACaacctccaccctcctccaaGTCAATCATCACAAATAAATTCTTCAAGCATAAGAAACAGCGCAAATATTAAATCTGTTCTGCCCCTGAAAAAGATTGTAGTCACAGCTGTGCATGCTGTGCAGCTTCAGAGTAAGAAAATTTCAaagtttttcagtgtttttcgCCTGATATGGACATCTTGCTCCTGCTTACTTCTGAGCTGGCACACTTCTCCAAGTAACCCCAGCCTCAGCATTGTGGGGATTTGAGACAGGCAGGTGAGGAGAATTAATTAGTTATAATACGCTTATCTGCAGCAGTTAGAACAACCTCAGAGCTACAGCTGAAAGACAAGTGCCAGTTCAGCCACGATGGAGGCAGAGACGCTGGTTCAGATCAGTGCCAAACAGGGTCCTTTCTGATGTATGCAGTCAGGCTATTAATCTTCTCTGATGGACGTGATTCCATATCAGCAAGTAGGcacttttgtgttgttttcatttatggGTCAAGTAGAAGATTTAAGATTTTCAGCACAAAGGGAGACTGTTTTCTGGCTGCACAGAGATATTTTAAATTGGCAAACAAACAGTGCATTGTAATGAGAGGTACAGAATAATAAGAGAAGCTATTGTGTGAACTGAGGGGGGTTACTTGGAGACAAGCATCTGAACGGAGATGTGTACAGCTTGCACAAAGTAGCAGACAAGTTGGTCAAAGGTTTTGACTAACAAGTAGGTCTTAGCCCCTTCATCTTACAGTAGCTAACCAATGTGTCTGTATGATCAGGCTCCAGATGAAGCTGAAGAGACCATTAATCTCAGTCAGAAGGTATCCATCGCTACACCTGAGGAGACCGCACCTGAGGAGACCGCACCAGCCGAGACCGCACCAGCTGAGACCGCACCAGCCGAGACCAcaccagcagagacagaggatgaTAAGGCTCTGCCTGAGTGGAGTGAAAAGGTGGCAAATGGGATCCTGACAGGTAAGGTCAAACTGCACCTTCCCCCTAAAATAttgtttattctttatattttatcaaTTAGTTAGGAAATATACGAGACAGCATGACTATCCCTGAGCGATCCTGTCATCCTCTCAGGTGCGTCCTGGCTAAGCTGGGGTCTCGTGAAAGGAGCTGAGTACACAGGCAAGGCCATTCACAAAGGGGCATCTAAACTCAGGGAACACATCACTCCAGAGGACAAACCGACGCACGTCAGCCCCACAGTCACCAAAGGCCTCCATGTTGCCAAGCAAGCAACAGGGGGAGCTGTCAAAGTCAGCCAGTTTCTAGGTGACTAAATCGTCCTCAGTCAGCATGTTTTTCTGGCCTTGTGTGGTTATTTGGCAGTGGACCTCTAATTGAGTAATGCTGTGTTACTGCAGTGGACGGAGTGTGTACGGTCGCTGGCTGTGTCGGTCGTGAGTTGGCTCCACACGTCAAAAAACACGGAGGCAAGCTGATCCCAGAGTCTATGAGGACAGACAAGGATGGGCGTTCCAACATAGATGGAGCCATGGTGGTGGCAGCCAGTGGAGTGCAGGGTAGAGTGCAGCTACACTTTATACTCTTTAAGATGAAGTTACTAAAAGGTACTAAAATATGCCTAACATACTCTGTATTTGCTCAGGATTTGCAACCATGTGGACTGGTTTGGAAGCAGCAGCAAAGGACATTACTACGAGTGTAGCATCAGAGACGGTCACCACTGTAAAACATAAGTAAGTCTTACCTTCTACTGCAGATAACTTGTTTGCCCACTCtcacttgctttttttttttaaagaaatgcaaatgtttgcTCAATACTGCTTGCTAGATAGGTTTTTGATGTGTATATTGCAAATGGCCTCTTGCATTATACATGAAAAACCAAACACGCACTCACTTACCTTTTCAATTTGCTTTACAGATTTAGGGGTCTACAAACCATCTTTGACCCACCTAATGagaagaaatgtaatttttcctAATTATATATAGCTCTGGAACTGCACCACTAATCACAAGCATGACATGagcctcttctctttttttaattttctttggaATGATTTGGCTCTTTCACCAAGCACTCTAAGTCACTTTTCCTGTGCCAAGTCACTGCATTTCCCCATGTTGCAATTCACATGGTCGCTCTGCTTTTCGCTGACTTCtccaaatgtttttaatagaaATTTCACAATTAGCAATGTCTGTCCTTCCTGATTTTCTTCCTATAATATATGAATTGTTTCTAGATATCCCGATGATGAGCaaagaatctacaatgtagTTGATCATTGATTTCTACAGGGGTGGGCGATGTCAtgtcataaatatatatatatagagagagagagagaatataatGTACAACCGTTAAACATTGTACAGTTTCTCCCTTTTAAGTGAAGCACCTCAATTTGTCAATTTGTGTATTTAATTAACTTGATTAGCCAAAAACAAGCATTTCCATCTGGCTTTTTATCATTACAATTTAAGTTATAATTCAGTATCAATATACATTGATACTGATATACTATGATAGATGATTATATACATATTTCCCACCCTTACACTCCTGAATCATAGTGAGAAAAGTGTTGAAATTCAGATTATTGCAGGCAGACTTTTCTTAAATTAAAGTTGTGCGCTTGCATGAGTGTAATCCTCATTAAAATTGACAAACAGCATGGCATCTTTCCCTGGACTGCATAGTAATTAATTCTCCCTAAATCCTCTGTTTCTTGCCTCTTGCTCTGACCTCTCACCCAATCTGACCTCTGATGAAGGTACGGGGCAGCAGCAGGACAAGCCACAGACCACGTTGTCAACTCCGCCATTAATGTTGGGATCACTGCGTTCAATGTTGACAACCTGGGGATCAAAGCTGTGGTGAAAAGGACTGGCAAGCAGACAGCGCAGGCCATTTTGGAAGACTACAAGCTTCAGGAAAAACCAGAGAACATGAAGCAAGTGCAGAAACCGAACAATTAACCAGTATAATGGTATCTCCTCCTCAGTAATGCCTTACATTTCTATAAGATAAatctatattaaatattatttataaaacgTGTTATACTGTTATATGTTTATCCTGTAGTTTAATTCAGCTCTTAAGCACTTTAATCTTTATTATAAACAGCAGATTATATAACACGAATTAAAACACCCATTTTGGATTTACAGTACATTGATACACATTCTAGCTGGTATTCAGGTACTATCTCTTATCCTGGATGATACCAGTTTAACTCAACTCTTACTAAGTCGATTTGTTGTTGACTAGACACTGGAATCTTTTATAATCATAAAGTTTTTCCCCGGCAGGGGAAGTGCAATTTTTATGCTTTGAATGAGTGATTAACAGATCTGTATCTGTAACTGTAAGGACTAAACAGCATCTGCTATACTGTGGTGTTTCCATGTGGTGTTTAATATGAGAAGTTATTACTGCTGCTGACTGTGCCTGCAAAAATCAAATGATATGCAAACATGTAAGGTTTCGTATAACTGAAGCTGTAAACCTTCGATACGTAGCAGGGTTGCTAAGATATTATTGCCTCTCTACTGCCACTCTGAGGAGtctaaaactgtaaaacattgTATTTGTGTCTGCCGCAATCTGCACTGCTGTcttctgtgtttcagtttggttttatcCACATATCTTCAACATATTTGTAGTGTTTCATATCAAAATCTAGattgtatttttatgtattgacaaaatatttaatgtgaatTTTGAAGTGCGATGCTAACTTTGATCCCAAACCAGCtagtctccttttttttttgagtggtCTGGTTTGTCTCTTTTAAACTCCAGCTTTAAAACCTCAGCAGGTACATTTACTTTCAGGTGGCTCTCAAGTACTCTAGTTGCACATTGAGATTCTTTTTAGACCAGATATTATTGAACTTTTCtgaaaaaatcatttcaataaACAAGAAACTCTGTATTCACTGCTGCCTATTTTGTGCTTTGAGGTAAGTTTAACTCTTTAAATCCAGTAAATAATGCTTTGACTCTGAGCCTAATACCTCCATCTAGTGGCTGTATATATTCCATATTAATTACCACAGAGTATTTTTCTTATATTGTAAATTTCGATCAGCTAAGGGTTGGAAAAATCATTCTGTACCAAGAGTGAAATACAGTTAAATATTCTGAGCTAAATTTCAGAAATTAAGAATGGAAAGCATTTGAGTAtataaattacttttattttattttttaattttttattctgAGTCAGTTAAATGTCTCTCAAcacaaatgaaattaattttttttcaaataatttgttttgacCATTTGATTGTACATTTAATCAAAACTAACATTTCAGAGAAACATTGGCTACAC
The Pempheris klunzingeri isolate RE-2024b chromosome 4, fPemKlu1.hap1, whole genome shotgun sequence genome window above contains:
- the spartb gene encoding spartin b isoform X2; the protein is MEKAKQDAFDNARLHVIKDGYERAFECINKGLTADEAGDKAQALELYKRGRQHLVRAISVPSLGEECVGSSWQSAREMQQKMQETLNNITTRLAILETSPDLGSDPTLSASSVPGPAATGKSAEGLYPALPTKKKPERPAPPNLFSANGQAVGAVGGMPACSSEGLPLSPTGQLATPAEQPPAYSPQAADGHLSISYGTDAGEMSLVGDEFYSRTSNSTPSPQSIGEEGEELLYIPHGVQIFFVTPEGQVSAPSYPGYLRLVKFTSDHSASMPNRPPAFLQVCDWLYPLMAMNSPVLLCNTGVFMFPDMMAPAPGYYVGVVLSAELPAANRELFQDLLTQMTDLRVQAPDEAEETINLSQKVSIATPEETAPEETAPAETAPAETAPAETTPAETEDDKALPEWSEKVANGILTGASWLSWGLVKGAEYTGKAIHKGASKLREHITPEDKPTHVSPTVTKGLHVAKQATGGAVKVSQFLVDGVCTVAGCVGRELAPHVKKHGGKLIPESMRTDKDGRSNIDGAMVVAASGVQGFATMWTGLEAAAKDITTSVASETVTTVKHKFRGLQTIFDPPNEKKCTGQQQDKPQTTLSTPPLMLGSLRSMLTTWGSKLW
- the spartb gene encoding spartin b isoform X1 translates to MEKAKQDAFDNARLHVIKDGYERAFECINKGLTADEAGDKAQALELYKRGRQHLVRAISVPSLGEECVGSSWQSAREMQQKMQETLNNITTRLAILETSPDLGSDPTLSASSVPGPAATGKSAEGLYPALPTKKKPERPAPPNLFSANGQAVGAVGGMPACSSEGLPLSPTGQLATPAEQPPAYSPQAADGHLSISYGTDAGEMSLVGDEFYSRTSNSTPSPQSIGEEGEELLYIPHGVQIFFVTPEGQVSAPSYPGYLRLVKFTSDHSASMPNRPPAFLQVCDWLYPLMAMNSPVLLCNTGVFMFPDMMAPAPGYYVGVVLSAELPAANRELFQDLLTQMTDLRVQAPDEAEETINLSQKVSIATPEETAPEETAPAETAPAETAPAETTPAETEDDKALPEWSEKVANGILTGASWLSWGLVKGAEYTGKAIHKGASKLREHITPEDKPTHVSPTVTKGLHVAKQATGGAVKVSQFLVDGVCTVAGCVGRELAPHVKKHGGKLIPESMRTDKDGRSNIDGAMVVAASGVQGFATMWTGLEAAAKDITTSVASETVTTVKHKYGAAAGQATDHVVNSAINVGITAFNVDNLGIKAVVKRTGKQTAQAILEDYKLQEKPENMKQVQKPNN